The following coding sequences lie in one Streptomyces sp. NBC_00510 genomic window:
- the guaB gene encoding IMP dehydrogenase, translating into MTLNADGVAEKFGLLGLTYDDVLLLPGASDVVPNQVDTRSKVSRNVSVNIPLLSAAMDKVTEARMAIAMARQGGVGVLHRNLSIEDQVNQVDLVKRSESGMVTDPITVHPDATLAEADALCGKFRISGVPVTDASGKLLGIVTNRDMAFESDRSRQVREVMTPMPLVTGKVGISGVEAMDLLRKHKIEKLPLVDDEGRLKGLITVKDFVKAEKYPNAAKDAEGRLLVGAAVGVGDEAFLRAQRLVEAGADFLVIDSAHGHSRGILDMVAKVKANIKIDVVAGNVATRDGAQALIDAGADGIKVGVGPGSICTTRVVAGVGAPQVTAIYEASLAAGPAGVPLIGDGGLQYSGDIAKAIAAGADTVMLGSLLAGCEESPGELLFINGKQFKSYRGMGSLGAMQSRGQAKSYSKDRYFQDNILSEDKLVPEGIEGQVPYRGPLSAVAHQLIGGLRSSMGYVGSHTIPELKEKGRFVRITAAGLKESHPHDIQMTTEAPNYHTR; encoded by the coding sequence ATGACGCTGAACGCCGACGGAGTAGCCGAGAAGTTCGGGCTGCTCGGACTCACCTACGACGATGTGCTGCTGCTCCCAGGTGCGTCGGACGTCGTGCCGAACCAGGTCGACACCCGCTCGAAGGTCTCCCGGAACGTCAGCGTGAACATCCCGCTGCTGTCGGCGGCGATGGACAAGGTCACCGAGGCGCGGATGGCCATCGCGATGGCCCGCCAGGGCGGTGTGGGCGTGCTCCACCGCAACCTGTCCATCGAGGACCAGGTCAACCAGGTCGACCTGGTGAAGCGGTCCGAGTCCGGCATGGTGACCGACCCGATCACCGTCCACCCCGACGCCACCCTCGCCGAGGCCGACGCGCTGTGCGGCAAGTTCCGCATCAGCGGCGTCCCCGTCACCGACGCCTCCGGCAAGCTGCTGGGCATCGTGACCAACCGCGACATGGCCTTCGAGAGCGACCGCTCCCGGCAGGTCCGCGAGGTCATGACGCCGATGCCGCTGGTCACCGGCAAGGTCGGCATCTCCGGCGTCGAGGCGATGGACCTGCTGCGCAAGCACAAGATCGAGAAGCTGCCGCTCGTCGACGACGAGGGCCGTCTCAAGGGCCTGATCACGGTCAAGGACTTCGTGAAGGCCGAGAAGTACCCCAACGCCGCCAAGGACGCCGAGGGCCGCCTGCTGGTCGGCGCCGCGGTGGGTGTCGGCGACGAGGCCTTCCTCCGCGCCCAGCGGCTGGTCGAGGCCGGTGCCGACTTCCTGGTCATCGACAGCGCGCACGGCCACAGCCGCGGCATCCTCGACATGGTCGCCAAGGTCAAGGCCAACATCAAGATCGACGTGGTGGCCGGCAACGTCGCCACCCGCGACGGCGCCCAGGCGCTGATCGACGCGGGCGCCGACGGCATCAAGGTCGGTGTCGGCCCCGGCTCGATCTGCACCACCCGGGTGGTCGCCGGTGTCGGCGCGCCCCAGGTGACGGCGATCTACGAGGCCTCCCTCGCGGCCGGCCCGGCCGGTGTCCCGCTGATCGGCGACGGCGGCCTGCAGTACTCCGGCGACATCGCCAAGGCCATCGCGGCCGGCGCGGACACCGTCATGCTGGGCAGCCTCCTCGCGGGCTGCGAGGAGTCGCCGGGCGAGCTGCTCTTCATCAACGGCAAGCAGTTCAAGTCCTACCGCGGCATGGGCTCGCTCGGCGCGATGCAGTCGCGCGGGCAGGCCAAGTCGTACTCCAAGGACCGCTACTTCCAGGACAACATCCTCTCCGAGGACAAGCTCGTCCCCGAGGGCATCGAGGGCCAGGTGCCCTACCGCGGCCCGCTCTCCGCCGTGGCCCACCAGCTCATCGGCGGCCTGCGCTCCTCCATGGGCTACGTCGGCTCCCACACCATCCCCGAGCTCAAGGAGAAGGGCCGCTTCGTGCGGATCACCGCGGCCGGGCTCAAGGAGAGCCACCCGCACGACATCCAGATGACCACCGAGGCGCCGAACTACCACACCCGCTGA
- a CDS encoding glycosyltransferase family 2 protein yields the protein MSTLSIVIPALNEAENLPHVFGTIPLEELTAEGWGVEVVIADNGSTDGTAEIAASYGARVVHQPLRGYGNAYKAGIAAAYGDVIATGDADCTYPFDDLPRLLRIVDEHQVEFLNTNRLGRENRAAMKPSHTVANHALSLVSRVLFKSEIRDSQSGMWVFRRYIWETLKVTSDGMGFSQEIKNAAVREGFRCMEVPIEYRPRGGEVKLNAVSDGVANLSQLFRHRLRDNALRTDTRAQWYDRSTRPEPTPLMPQQRQAESFEVGDAEWGRVPSEHYTI from the coding sequence GTGTCCACTCTGTCCATCGTCATTCCCGCCTTGAACGAGGCCGAGAACCTGCCGCACGTCTTCGGGACGATCCCGCTCGAAGAGCTCACCGCGGAAGGTTGGGGCGTCGAGGTGGTCATAGCCGACAACGGTTCCACGGACGGCACCGCCGAGATCGCCGCGTCCTACGGAGCCCGGGTGGTGCACCAGCCGTTGCGCGGCTACGGCAACGCCTACAAGGCCGGGATCGCCGCGGCGTACGGCGACGTGATCGCCACCGGCGACGCCGACTGCACCTACCCGTTCGACGACCTGCCCCGGCTGCTGAGGATCGTCGACGAGCACCAGGTCGAGTTCCTCAACACCAACCGGCTCGGCCGCGAGAACCGCGCGGCGATGAAGCCCTCCCACACCGTCGCGAACCACGCGCTCAGCCTCGTCAGCCGCGTGCTCTTCAAGAGCGAGATACGTGACTCGCAGAGCGGGATGTGGGTGTTCCGCCGTTACATCTGGGAGACCCTCAAGGTCACTTCGGACGGCATGGGCTTCTCCCAGGAGATCAAGAACGCCGCCGTGCGGGAAGGTTTCCGCTGCATGGAGGTGCCCATCGAGTACCGGCCCCGCGGCGGTGAGGTGAAGCTCAACGCGGTGTCGGACGGCGTGGCCAACCTGTCCCAGCTGTTCCGTCACCGGCTCCGGGACAACGCGCTGCGCACCGACACCCGGGCCCAGTGGTACGACCGCTCCACGCGGCCCGAACCGACGCCGTTGATGCCCCAGCAGCGGCAGGCGGAGTCGTTCGAGGTGGGCGACGCGGAGTGGGGACGAGTGCCGAGCGAGCACTACACCATCTGA
- a CDS encoding sigma-70 family RNA polymerase sigma factor, whose product MTTAGAVPRNAPHGAPHNASEHNHGCEPTERPAAMHYGRMRDEATGNETAIGALVRRAVDGDEQATHDLLAHVHPLAERYCRTRLSRLPGGARHFVDDLAQEVCLAVLCALPRYRDQGRPFEAFVFGIAAHKVADLQRAAMRGPGSTAVPSDEMPEQPDDSLGPEERALLSSDAEWAKKLLANLPEHQRELVLLRVAVGLTAEETGQVLGMSPGAVRVAQHRALSRLRALAEEAAAGAPGLSA is encoded by the coding sequence ATGACTACGGCCGGTGCGGTCCCTCGGAACGCTCCGCACGGCGCGCCGCATAACGCTTCGGAGCACAACCATGGGTGTGAGCCCACGGAGCGGCCCGCGGCGATGCACTATGGACGGATGCGCGACGAGGCCACCGGCAATGAGACAGCCATAGGGGCACTCGTACGTCGAGCCGTGGACGGCGACGAGCAAGCGACGCACGATCTGCTCGCCCATGTGCACCCGCTCGCCGAGCGGTACTGCCGTACGAGGCTGTCGCGGCTGCCGGGCGGCGCGCGCCACTTCGTGGACGACCTCGCGCAAGAGGTCTGCCTCGCGGTGCTGTGCGCACTGCCCCGCTACCGGGACCAGGGCCGGCCCTTCGAGGCCTTCGTCTTCGGCATCGCCGCGCACAAGGTCGCCGACCTCCAGCGGGCCGCCATGCGCGGTCCGGGCTCGACGGCCGTGCCCTCCGACGAGATGCCCGAGCAGCCGGACGACTCGCTCGGGCCCGAGGAGCGGGCGCTGCTCAGCAGCGACGCGGAGTGGGCGAAGAAGCTGCTCGCCAACCTCCCGGAGCACCAGCGGGAGCTGGTGCTGCTCCGCGTTGCCGTGGGCCTCACGGCCGAGGAGACCGGTCAGGTGCTCGGCATGTCGCCGGGCGCCGTCCGGGTGGCGCAGCACCGCGCGCTGTCCCGGCTGCGGGCGCTGGCGGAGGAAGCCGCCGCGGGTGCTCCCGGGCTGAGCGCCTAG
- a CDS encoding glycosyltransferase family 4 protein — protein MTTERTVAVVAPYYPPKVGGVENYAARIARAVADAPGLRPVVITTRLSGLRTTVDVEEGVQVIRLGAWLKLSNTPLSPLWPLQLRRWLRRTGAEVVNAHAPVPGLADLAVAVSGKRPAVLTYHAGSMHKGEPGSGAADRLIGLYERRVLPRVFRRARTLVAVSPVSLAAGHPHAVEITPGVDVERFTPGRPASERPRTVVYVGRMDRSSAWKGVDVLVRAFAELAAEVPDARLRLVGGGDAVPDHLRLAAELGIAERVEAVGELTGDALVDVVRTAALAVLPSRTEAESFGMVLVEAMACGTPVVGSAVGGIPHVVTDGETGLLVPQGDPGALTAACRKVLTDAALADRLGARGRQEAERRFAWNGLMEHYIRLFQAL, from the coding sequence ATGACCACCGAACGCACCGTCGCGGTCGTCGCCCCCTACTACCCTCCCAAGGTCGGCGGCGTGGAGAACTACGCCGCCCGGATCGCCCGCGCGGTCGCCGACGCGCCCGGGCTGAGGCCGGTCGTCATCACGACACGGCTTTCCGGGCTCCGCACCACCGTGGACGTCGAGGAGGGCGTGCAGGTCATCCGGCTCGGCGCCTGGCTGAAGCTGTCCAACACCCCGCTCAGCCCCCTATGGCCGCTGCAACTGCGCCGCTGGCTGCGCCGGACCGGGGCCGAGGTGGTGAACGCCCACGCCCCGGTCCCCGGGCTGGCCGACCTGGCGGTCGCGGTCTCCGGGAAGCGGCCGGCCGTCCTCACCTACCACGCGGGCTCGATGCACAAGGGCGAGCCCGGCAGTGGTGCGGCGGACCGGCTCATCGGCCTGTACGAACGCCGCGTGCTGCCGCGGGTGTTCCGGCGGGCGCGGACGCTGGTGGCGGTGTCGCCGGTCTCACTGGCCGCCGGGCACCCGCACGCGGTCGAGATCACCCCCGGCGTCGACGTCGAGCGGTTCACCCCCGGGCGGCCCGCCTCGGAACGTCCCCGGACGGTCGTATACGTCGGCCGCATGGACCGCTCGTCGGCCTGGAAGGGCGTCGACGTCCTGGTGAGGGCGTTCGCCGAGCTGGCGGCCGAGGTGCCCGATGCGCGGCTGCGCCTGGTCGGCGGCGGCGACGCGGTGCCGGACCATCTGCGGCTCGCGGCGGAACTCGGCATCGCGGAGCGGGTGGAGGCGGTCGGCGAGCTGACCGGGGACGCCCTGGTCGACGTGGTGCGGACGGCCGCCCTCGCGGTACTGCCGTCGCGCACCGAGGCGGAGTCCTTCGGCATGGTGCTGGTCGAGGCGATGGCCTGCGGCACCCCGGTGGTGGGCTCCGCCGTGGGGGGCATCCCGCACGTCGTGACGGACGGCGAGACCGGGCTCCTGGTCCCGCAGGGCGATCCCGGTGCGCTGACCGCCGCCTGCCGCAAGGTGCTGACCGACGCCGCACTCGCCGACCGGCTGGGCGCGCGGGGCCGGCAGGAGGCGGAACGACGTTTCGCCTGGAACGGCCTGATGGAGCACTACATCAGGCTGTTCCAGGCGCTGTAG
- a CDS encoding polysaccharide pyruvyl transferase family protein: MKIVVVNAFERGNRGDAALLSVAIQQLQRAYPSARIAIAGFEEPEVWPEFDGVPNLGSVRRYVGDEKAGRLARPARKATALALAALAALPGGGRLVKALARLLPREMRTEVRALAEADLVLSLGGGYLNGKADFASDLSITFLLLPMWFAHRFKVPVVLAPQSYGPFPTRWQRLVMRRVLGRSRRVVAREEISLTRLAEAGVPDRMVIRGVDSAFAFQGMSQRPWRHELGIPQDAPLVLVTARQFLDAAAQSAYEDAMTAAVRHLLDQDCHVVIVPQVTCAFQADDDRIVNRRIAATLDSPRLHVLDDEAIDHHEIFALYGAADFILGTRFHSVIFGLVSKVPCAAIEYDHKTRGIMRDLGLEHWVIRMSEATPDSLISLVDKLLADADSYRQHLQTAIPAYSARAEEFVGLLRTDVPEVTRG; encoded by the coding sequence GTGAAGATCGTTGTCGTCAATGCCTTCGAACGCGGGAACCGCGGCGACGCGGCCCTGCTGAGCGTGGCCATCCAGCAGTTGCAGCGGGCCTACCCGTCGGCGCGGATCGCGATCGCGGGCTTCGAGGAGCCGGAGGTCTGGCCCGAGTTCGACGGCGTCCCCAACCTCGGTTCGGTCCGCAGGTACGTGGGTGACGAGAAGGCCGGACGGCTCGCCCGGCCCGCCCGCAAGGCGACGGCCCTGGCCCTCGCCGCACTCGCCGCCCTCCCCGGGGGCGGGCGACTGGTCAAGGCGCTGGCCCGGCTCCTCCCCCGGGAGATGCGGACGGAGGTGCGCGCCCTCGCGGAGGCCGATCTGGTGCTCTCCCTCGGCGGCGGCTACCTCAACGGCAAGGCGGACTTCGCCTCCGACCTCAGCATCACCTTCCTGCTGCTGCCGATGTGGTTCGCCCACCGCTTCAAGGTGCCCGTCGTGCTGGCCCCCCAGTCGTACGGCCCGTTCCCCACCCGGTGGCAGCGCCTGGTGATGCGGCGGGTGCTGGGCAGGAGCCGCCGCGTCGTGGCGCGTGAGGAGATCAGCCTCACCAGGCTCGCGGAGGCCGGCGTCCCCGACCGGATGGTGATACGCGGCGTGGACAGCGCCTTCGCCTTCCAGGGCATGTCCCAGCGGCCCTGGCGGCACGAGCTCGGGATTCCCCAGGACGCACCTTTGGTGCTGGTCACCGCTCGCCAGTTCCTCGACGCCGCGGCGCAGTCCGCGTACGAGGACGCGATGACCGCCGCCGTCCGGCACCTGCTCGACCAGGACTGCCACGTGGTGATCGTCCCCCAGGTCACCTGCGCCTTCCAGGCGGACGACGACCGCATCGTCAACCGCCGGATCGCCGCCACCCTCGACAGCCCCCGGCTGCACGTCCTGGACGACGAGGCCATCGACCACCACGAGATCTTCGCCCTCTACGGCGCCGCCGACTTCATCCTCGGCACGCGCTTCCACTCGGTGATCTTCGGTCTGGTCTCCAAGGTGCCCTGCGCCGCGATCGAGTACGACCACAAGACCCGCGGGATCATGCGGGACCTCGGTCTGGAGCACTGGGTCATCCGGATGTCGGAAGCGACGCCGGACTCGCTGATCAGCCTGGTCGACAAGCTGCTGGCCGACGCGGACTCCTACCGTCAGCACCTCCAGACCGCGATCCCCGCCTACTCCGCGCGCGCGGAGGAGTTCGTCGGCCTCCTGCGCACCGACGTACCCGAGGTGACCCGGGGATGA
- a CDS encoding WhiB family transcriptional regulator — protein MADFSRLPGPNADLWDWQLVAACRGVDSSLFFHPEGERGAARSAREAAAKEVCMRCPVRAECATHALTVREPYGVWGGLTEDEREEMMGRSRNRVMSSHATGSH, from the coding sequence ATGGCAGACTTCTCCCGCCTCCCGGGCCCGAACGCCGACCTCTGGGACTGGCAGCTCGTCGCCGCCTGCCGCGGTGTCGACAGCTCCCTGTTCTTCCACCCCGAGGGAGAGCGCGGTGCTGCCCGGAGCGCGCGTGAGGCGGCGGCGAAGGAGGTGTGCATGCGCTGCCCCGTCCGCGCCGAGTGCGCGACGCACGCTCTGACGGTCCGCGAACCCTACGGGGTCTGGGGCGGACTCACCGAGGACGAGCGCGAGGAGATGATGGGCCGGTCCCGCAACCGGGTCATGAGCTCGCACGCCACCGGCAGTCACTGA
- a CDS encoding response regulator transcription factor, with product MTSVLVCDDSPLAREALRRAVATVPGVERVTTAANGEEVLRRWGADRSDLILMDVRMPGLGGVETVRRLLSADPGARIIMLTVAEDLDGVALAVAAGARGYLHKDASRAELRATVTQALADPTWRLAPRRLRSAEMGAAPTLTAREIQVLEGMSHGRSNAEIGRELFLSEDTVKTHARRLFKKLGASDRAHAVALGFRWGLVR from the coding sequence ATGACTTCCGTTCTCGTCTGCGACGACTCCCCGCTTGCCCGAGAGGCCCTGCGCCGCGCGGTAGCGACCGTGCCCGGCGTGGAGCGTGTGACGACCGCGGCCAACGGCGAGGAAGTCCTCCGCCGCTGGGGCGCCGACCGCTCGGACCTCATTCTCATGGACGTCCGGATGCCCGGCCTCGGCGGCGTCGAGACCGTACGGCGGCTGCTGTCCGCCGACCCCGGCGCCCGCATCATCATGCTCACGGTCGCCGAGGACCTGGACGGGGTGGCCCTCGCGGTCGCCGCCGGTGCCCGCGGATACCTGCACAAGGACGCTTCGCGCGCCGAGTTGCGGGCCACGGTCACCCAGGCGCTGGCCGACCCGACCTGGCGGCTCGCCCCGCGCCGGCTGCGCTCGGCCGAGATGGGCGCCGCCCCGACCCTGACCGCCCGCGAGATCCAGGTGCTGGAGGGCATGAGCCACGGCCGCTCCAACGCCGAGATCGGCCGCGAGCTCTTCCTCTCCGAGGACACCGTCAAGACGCACGCACGACGCCTGTTCAAGAAGCTCGGCGCCTCGGACCGGGCCCATGCGGTGGCGCTCGGCTTCCGCTGGGGCCTGGTGCGCTGA
- a CDS encoding GuaB3 family IMP dehydrogenase-related protein → MTEIEIGRGKRGRRAYAFDDIAVVPSRRTRDPKEVSIAWQIDAYRFELPFLAAPMDSVVSPETAIRIGNLGGLGVLNLEGLWTRYEDPEPLLAEIAELDDASVTRRLQELYAAPIKEELIGQRIKEVRDAGVVTAAALSPQRTAQFSKAVVDAGVDIFVIRGTTVSAEHVSGSHEPLNLKQFIYELDVPVIVGGCATYTAALHLMRTGAAGVLVGFGGGAAHTTRNVLGIQVPMATAVADVAAARRDYMDESGGRYVHVIADGGFGSSGDLPKAIACGADSVMMGSPLARATDAPGRGFHWGMEATHEELPRGKRMNLGTAGTTEQILLGPSHAPDGSMNFFGALRRAMATTGYSELKEFQRVEVTVSPTHHR, encoded by the coding sequence GTGACTGAGATCGAGATCGGGCGGGGCAAGCGCGGCCGCAGGGCATACGCATTCGACGACATCGCCGTCGTCCCGAGCCGCCGTACGCGGGACCCCAAGGAGGTCTCGATCGCGTGGCAGATCGACGCCTACCGCTTCGAGCTGCCCTTCCTGGCGGCCCCGATGGACTCCGTGGTCTCCCCGGAGACCGCGATCCGCATCGGCAACCTCGGCGGCCTGGGCGTGCTCAACCTCGAGGGTCTGTGGACCCGCTACGAGGACCCCGAGCCGCTGCTCGCCGAGATCGCCGAGCTGGACGACGCCTCCGTCACCCGGCGCCTGCAGGAGCTCTACGCGGCACCGATCAAGGAGGAGCTGATCGGCCAGCGCATCAAGGAGGTGCGCGACGCCGGTGTGGTCACGGCGGCCGCGCTCTCGCCGCAGCGCACCGCGCAGTTCTCCAAGGCCGTGGTCGACGCGGGCGTGGACATCTTCGTCATCCGCGGCACGACGGTCTCCGCCGAGCACGTGTCGGGCTCCCACGAGCCGCTCAACCTGAAGCAGTTCATCTACGAGCTCGACGTCCCCGTCATCGTCGGCGGCTGCGCCACGTACACCGCAGCGCTGCACCTGATGCGCACCGGTGCCGCGGGCGTCCTCGTGGGCTTCGGCGGCGGCGCCGCCCACACCACCCGCAACGTCCTCGGCATCCAGGTGCCGATGGCGACCGCGGTCGCCGACGTGGCCGCGGCCCGTCGCGACTACATGGACGAGTCCGGCGGCCGCTACGTGCACGTCATCGCCGACGGGGGCTTCGGCTCCAGCGGCGACCTGCCCAAGGCGATCGCCTGCGGCGCCGACTCGGTGATGATGGGCTCCCCGCTGGCCCGCGCCACCGACGCACCCGGCCGCGGCTTCCACTGGGGCATGGAGGCCACGCACGAGGAACTGCCGCGTGGCAAGCGCATGAACCTGGGCACCGCCGGCACGACCGAGCAGATCCTGCTCGGCCCCTCGCACGCGCCCGACGGCTCCATGAACTTCTTCGGCGCGCTGCGCCGCGCGATGGCCACGACCGGCTACTCCGAACTGAAGGAGTTCCAGCGGGTCGAGGTCACGGTGTCGCCGACGCACCACCGCTGA
- a CDS encoding cellulase family glycosylhydrolase — MVKDSSRRHRLLVALVAFVVSAVATVVAASMPSTSPRAPQAGGAKSPTPSPSEKAGVRDVKMGISYGDTLTWKSDADLARGLNDAVAVGAKWVRMDLSWNNIQPDSPYAYEWQRFDRVAEAARSRGLNVLPVLGYTPKWARPASCTSTQNCGPANPDVFAAFAKLAAERYAPKGIHTWEVWNEENIGFWRPTPDPAAYTALLRATSKALRAGDPKAYVVMGGLAVSKTEAESRRISQTDFLTAVCKLGGNKYVDAVGYHPFNYPTLPSATPGTGTAFERISSFRDNLVGILDKYGTPDIPIWLTETGAPTSGPGEVSDGRVTPPGTTHVTEGRQTEIATDTVPAAVANPHVDAMFWYTDQDQARPEEKKERALYYGMRRYDGTKKPSFEALKAAIAAYERKKK, encoded by the coding sequence ATGGTGAAGGATTCCAGTAGACGGCATCGCCTCCTCGTGGCGCTCGTGGCGTTCGTGGTCTCGGCGGTCGCGACCGTCGTCGCCGCGTCCATGCCGTCGACATCCCCCCGTGCCCCGCAGGCCGGTGGTGCGAAGAGCCCCACGCCGTCCCCTTCGGAGAAGGCCGGCGTGCGCGATGTGAAGATGGGCATCTCGTACGGTGACACCCTCACCTGGAAGTCGGACGCGGACCTCGCGCGGGGCCTCAACGACGCGGTCGCGGTCGGTGCCAAGTGGGTCCGGATGGACCTGTCGTGGAACAACATCCAGCCGGACTCGCCCTACGCCTACGAGTGGCAGCGCTTCGACAGGGTCGCCGAGGCGGCCAGGTCCCGTGGTCTGAACGTGCTCCCGGTGCTCGGCTACACCCCGAAGTGGGCGCGCCCGGCGAGCTGTACGTCCACCCAGAACTGCGGGCCCGCCAACCCTGACGTCTTCGCCGCCTTCGCCAAGCTGGCCGCCGAGCGGTACGCCCCGAAGGGGATCCACACCTGGGAGGTGTGGAACGAGGAGAACATCGGCTTCTGGCGCCCCACCCCCGACCCGGCCGCCTACACCGCGTTGCTGCGGGCGACGAGCAAGGCGCTGCGCGCCGGTGACCCCAAGGCCTACGTGGTCATGGGCGGCCTCGCGGTGTCCAAGACCGAAGCCGAGTCCCGCAGGATATCCCAGACGGACTTCCTGACCGCCGTCTGCAAGCTGGGCGGCAACAAGTACGTGGACGCCGTGGGCTACCACCCGTTCAACTATCCCACCCTGCCCAGTGCCACACCCGGCACCGGTACCGCCTTCGAGCGGATCAGCAGCTTCCGGGACAACCTGGTGGGGATCCTGGACAAGTACGGCACCCCCGACATCCCCATCTGGCTGACCGAGACGGGAGCACCGACCAGCGGGCCCGGTGAGGTGTCGGACGGCAGGGTGACGCCCCCCGGCACCACGCACGTGACCGAGGGACGCCAGACCGAGATCGCCACCGACACGGTCCCGGCCGCGGTGGCGAATCCGCACGTCGACGCGATGTTCTGGTACACCGACCAGGACCAGGCCCGTCCCGAGGAGAAGAAGGAACGGGCCCTGTACTACGGGATGCGCCGCTACGACGGCACGAAGAAGCCGTCCTTCGAAGCGCTCAAGGCGGCGATAGCCGCCTACGAGCGCAAGAAGAAGTAG